From the Ralstonia wenshanensis genome, the window TCGAGCGGCACATCGAAGGAGATCGCTTCGCGCGCATCCGCCTCGACGGTGAGCGTTGGAGCCTGCGCAAATTCCGCCTGAAGGCCGCAAAGCATTCGGCCTGGATCCTCATTGCGCTCTGGACGGGCTTCACCTTCGTCGGTTTCTTCACGCCGATCCGCGATCTGGGCATGGAGACCTGGACGCTGTCTCTCGGCCCCTGGCAGACATTCTGGATGCTGTTCTACGCATTTGCGACGTGGGGCAACGCTGGTTTCATGCGCGAGCAAGTCTGCCGCTACATGTGTCCCTACGCTCGTTTCCAGAGCGTGATGGTCGATCCTGATACCTACGTCGTCACGTATGACACGCAGCGCGGCGAGCCGCGCGGCAGCCGCTCGCGCAACGCCGATTTCGAAGCTCAGGGTCTGGGTGCTTGCGTCGACTGCAGCATCTGCGTGCAGGTGTGCCCCACCGGCATCGATATCCGCCAAGGGCTGCAATACGAATGCATCGGTTGCGGTGCTTGCATTGACGCCTGTGACCAGGTCATGGACAAGATGCGCTACCCGCGGGGTCTGATCCGGTACACGTCGGAACGCGCGATGCTTGATCGGCTCAGCCCGAAGGAAGCCCGGCGACATCTGCTGCGCCCGCGCGTGCTGATCTATACGGGGATCATGCTGGTGCTCGTCACGGGGTTCATCGTGGCGTTGGCCATGCGGCAGCCGCTCAAGGTTGACGTGATTCGTGATCGTGGCGCACTGGCGCGTGAAGTGGACGGCGGCAAGATCGAGAACGTTTATCGCCTGCAACTGATGAACGCGTCCGAGCACCCCATGCGCGTGACCATCACCGCAGAGGGTATGCCGGAACTGGACGTGCAGGGCGGTCAGGGCGAGTCCACCACACTGGAGCTCCCGCCGGCGGCTAACCGGCTGCTGCCAGTGCGCGTGCGCCGGCCGGCTGACGATGCCGCCCCCGGCTCGCACAAAATCCGTTTCGTCATCCATGCAGACAGCGGTAGCGACAGCCTTGTACTGCGCGAACCGTCGAGCTTCATCGTGCCGCGCTGATGCGGCATCCCCAACAGGAGGCAACGATGCACGCAACGCAATCTTCCGCACAGGCCCGTCCGTGGTGGCGCGAGCCTTGGCCGTGGCTGCTGATGGCAGGGCCGTTCGTCGCCATGATCGGCTGTGGCGTGACCATCTGGCTGGCAATGTCGCATCC encodes:
- a CDS encoding FixH family protein, with protein sequence MHATQSSAQARPWWREPWPWLLMAGPFVAMIGCGVTIWLAMSHPDAVIHDNVVRRGLVVEKTTGAPAHAIHAEAR
- the ccoG gene encoding cytochrome c oxidase accessory protein CcoG; the encoded protein is MSDKEPAWRPMTPATAAAGAEDAPTEQMLYEVRRKIYPRAVTGAFARWRVWLVLATQAIFYGLPWFQWNGRQAVLFDLGARKFYLFGLVLWPQDVIYLTLLLVLSALALFLFTAVAGRLFCGYACPQTVYTEIFMWIERHIEGDRFARIRLDGERWSLRKFRLKAAKHSAWILIALWTGFTFVGFFTPIRDLGMETWTLSLGPWQTFWMLFYAFATWGNAGFMREQVCRYMCPYARFQSVMVDPDTYVVTYDTQRGEPRGSRSRNADFEAQGLGACVDCSICVQVCPTGIDIRQGLQYECIGCGACIDACDQVMDKMRYPRGLIRYTSERAMLDRLSPKEARRHLLRPRVLIYTGIMLVLVTGFIVALAMRQPLKVDVIRDRGALAREVDGGKIENVYRLQLMNASEHPMRVTITAEGMPELDVQGGQGESTTLELPPAANRLLPVRVRRPADDAAPGSHKIRFVIHADSGSDSLVLREPSSFIVPR